The Paenibacillus sp. RUD330 genome has a segment encoding these proteins:
- a CDS encoding vWA domain-containing protein, giving the protein MKQILLITDGCSNVGLSPVVAAAQALSDGITVNVVGVLDGGDLGEYGAKEIQEIAHAGGGMSRMANTRQLSQTVQMMTRKTVVQTIQQVVQKELKSVLGGEGAIEELPPEKRSEVVRVMDELGETSKLRVALLIDASASMKPKMAAVEEAIRDLMLSLQSRQGISELSVFHFPGNGHGDDASLDLDWTTNLSGVQSLFPKLQMRGTTPTGPALLQVIEHYRGRDDRRRGGEEDGMMSGYVV; this is encoded by the coding sequence ATGAAACAAATTCTGCTTATAACGGACGGCTGCTCCAATGTCGGTCTCAGCCCCGTCGTCGCGGCCGCTCAGGCGCTGTCGGACGGCATCACGGTGAATGTGGTCGGCGTGCTCGACGGCGGGGACCTCGGCGAATACGGAGCCAAGGAAATTCAGGAGATCGCCCATGCGGGCGGCGGCATGAGCCGGATGGCGAACACCCGCCAGCTGTCGCAGACGGTGCAGATGATGACGCGCAAAACCGTTGTGCAGACGATTCAGCAGGTCGTGCAGAAGGAACTGAAGTCGGTGCTCGGCGGCGAAGGCGCCATCGAGGAGCTGCCGCCGGAGAAGCGCAGCGAGGTCGTGCGCGTGATGGACGAGCTCGGAGAGACGAGCAAGCTGCGGGTCGCGCTGCTCATCGACGCCAGCGCCAGCATGAAGCCCAAGATGGCGGCCGTGGAAGAAGCCATCCGCGACCTGATGCTCAGCCTGCAGTCGAGGCAGGGAATCAGCGAGCTGTCCGTCTTTCATTTCCCAGGCAATGGGCATGGCGACGACGCTTCCCTGGATCTGGACTGGACGACCAATCTGAGCGGCGTGCAGTCTCTGTTTCCCAAGCTGCAGATGCGCGGCACGACGCCGACTGGCCCCGCCCTGCTGCAGGTCATCGAGCATTATCGCGGCAGGGACGACCGGAGGCGGGGCGGCGAAGAGGACGGGATGATGAGTGGATACGTCGTTTAA
- a CDS encoding serine/threonine protein kinase — protein sequence MDTSFKLHLDKGMVITGKWRKRRYRVERMLGEGANGKVYLVERDRRLLALKVGSDTVDLQSEINVLQALEGRAGSRAEPFLHDVDDLKLAGGKEYPFYVMKYVRGTKLPAFLAARGPEWFPIAGYNLLQRLAELHESGWAFGDLKMDNILAAEYGHVELVDYGGVTAFGKSIRQFTEIYDRGYWNAGTRASDAAYDLFSFGVLCVQLFQEKALYRHTAGTLPQNRSPQELLKLASESPELRPFAGWLERAFAGGFRNAEEAGAAWSVVMRRIGTGGGPRKRAGAVPGWTKALFLLSSGALAAVLYWLLLGQG from the coding sequence GTGGATACGTCGTTTAAGCTTCATTTGGATAAAGGGATGGTCATTACCGGCAAGTGGCGCAAGCGCCGCTACCGGGTCGAGCGCATGCTCGGAGAAGGGGCCAACGGCAAGGTGTACCTGGTCGAGCGGGATCGGCGCCTGCTGGCGCTGAAGGTCGGCTCGGATACGGTCGACCTGCAGTCCGAGATCAACGTGCTGCAGGCGCTGGAAGGCCGGGCCGGGAGCCGGGCCGAGCCTTTCCTGCATGACGTCGACGATTTGAAGCTCGCAGGCGGCAAGGAATATCCGTTCTATGTGATGAAATATGTGCGGGGAACGAAGCTCCCCGCCTTTCTTGCTGCCCGGGGACCGGAATGGTTTCCGATCGCGGGCTACAACCTGCTGCAGCGGCTGGCCGAGCTGCATGAGTCGGGATGGGCCTTCGGCGATCTCAAGATGGACAATATCCTTGCGGCCGAATACGGGCATGTGGAGCTGGTCGATTACGGCGGCGTCACAGCGTTCGGCAAGAGCATCCGCCAGTTCACGGAGATTTACGACCGCGGCTATTGGAATGCGGGCACTCGCGCCTCGGATGCGGCTTACGACCTTTTCTCCTTCGGGGTGCTGTGCGTCCAGCTGTTTCAGGAAAAGGCGCTCTACCGCCATACGGCCGGCACCCTGCCGCAAAACCGCTCGCCGCAGGAGCTGCTGAAGCTTGCCTCGGAAAGCCCGGAGCTGCGTCCGTTCGCAGGCTGGCTGGAAAGGGCTTTTGCCGGCGGCTTCCGGAATGCGGAGGAGGCTGGAGCTGCATGGAGCGTCGTCATGCGGAGAATCGGGACGGGGGGCGGCCCGAGGAAGCGGGCAGGCGCCGTCCCGGGCTGGACGAAGGCGCTGTTCCTGCTGTCGTCCGGAGCTCTCGCCGCGGTGCTGTACTGGCTGCTGCTCGGACAAGGCTAA
- the tilS gene encoding tRNA lysidine(34) synthetase TilS, with the protein MERLDEELERAFKERLWERGAAIVVAVSGGPDSMALLHALHAAAARWELRLGAAHANHGFRPEESRSEHEGVRAFAERLGIPFYSAELDVPAYLESRGGNKQDAARKLRYKFLHEAAAAHGASAIALAHHADDQAETVLMRIIRGTAPSGLAGIAPRRSEGGVELIRPLLRIGKSDLLDYCRRFGVPSFTDSSNEHPDYFRNAVRLEAIPSLERFNARLRPSLCRLAEAASAEADFLDRETESLHRSLVASTAGGMTMRGADLAGLHVALQRRLIKLILDYLALEKEPTGFEEVENIRLGALAAKPSNWRIDLSRGLRFRREYGQLSWERRPAVKAALEEREAPLEGRLVLEEAGLLFAFRTLEALDGEAHGKAAAQAGPHRAVFDLDKLSLPLAVRPRRAGDRMSAMGLNGTKKVQDMFVDAKVPPSRRDLLPLLCDGEGTILWIPGIRRSAEAAAEPDTRRLLVVESAPIVALGFGGEENGE; encoded by the coding sequence ATGGAGAGGCTGGACGAGGAGCTGGAGCGCGCATTCAAGGAGCGGCTATGGGAACGGGGGGCCGCGATCGTCGTCGCCGTCAGCGGCGGACCTGATTCCATGGCTCTGCTGCATGCGCTCCATGCGGCTGCCGCGCGCTGGGAGCTGCGGCTTGGGGCGGCCCATGCGAATCACGGCTTCAGGCCGGAGGAGTCGAGGTCCGAGCATGAGGGAGTGCGGGCATTCGCCGAACGGCTCGGCATCCCTTTTTACTCCGCGGAGCTGGATGTGCCGGCTTATCTGGAGAGCAGAGGCGGCAACAAGCAGGATGCGGCCCGCAAGCTGCGCTACAAGTTCCTGCATGAAGCCGCGGCAGCCCACGGGGCGTCGGCGATCGCGCTTGCCCACCATGCGGACGACCAGGCGGAAACGGTGCTGATGCGGATCATCCGGGGCACGGCGCCGTCCGGCCTGGCGGGCATTGCGCCCCGGCGCAGCGAAGGGGGAGTGGAACTTATCCGTCCTCTCCTGCGTATAGGCAAGTCGGACCTCCTGGATTATTGCCGCCGCTTCGGCGTTCCTTCCTTCACGGACAGCAGCAACGAGCATCCGGATTACTTCCGCAACGCCGTGCGGCTCGAAGCGATTCCTTCGCTGGAGCGATTCAACGCCAGGCTGCGGCCGTCGCTGTGCCGGCTTGCCGAGGCCGCCTCGGCGGAAGCCGATTTCCTGGACCGGGAAACGGAGTCCCTCCACCGGTCCCTGGTCGCCTCCACCGCAGGCGGAATGACGATGCGGGGCGCGGATTTGGCGGGTCTCCACGTCGCTTTACAAAGGAGATTGATTAAACTAATATTAGATTATCTCGCTCTGGAAAAGGAACCCACCGGGTTTGAAGAGGTGGAGAATATACGTCTTGGCGCCCTGGCGGCGAAGCCGTCCAACTGGCGCATCGACCTCTCCCGCGGGCTGCGCTTCCGCCGGGAGTACGGGCAGCTCTCCTGGGAGCGGCGCCCCGCCGTGAAGGCAGCCCTGGAGGAACGCGAGGCTCCGCTGGAAGGACGGCTCGTGCTTGAAGAGGCGGGCCTTCTGTTTGCATTCCGGACGCTGGAGGCTCTGGACGGGGAAGCGCACGGGAAGGCGGCGGCGCAGGCGGGTCCGCACCGCGCCGTATTCGACCTGGATAAGCTGTCGCTTCCTCTCGCCGTGCGGCCCCGCAGGGCGGGCGACCGGATGAGCGCGATGGGACTAAACGGCACCAAAAAGGTGCAAGATATGTTCGTTGACGCCAAGGTTCCGCCGTCCCGCAGGGACTTGCTGCCGCTTCTGTGCGACGGCGAGGGAACAATCCTTTGGATTCCGGGCATCCGCCGCTCGGCCGAAGCTGCGGCGGAGCCCGACACCCGGCGGCTGCTCGTCGTCGAATCGGCGCCGATTGTCGCCCTCGGCTTCGGCGGCGAAGAGAATGGAGAATAA
- the hpt gene encoding hypoxanthine phosphoribosyltransferase, with protein sequence MHNDIQEILHSEEEIQRKVKELGEILTGDYEGRNPLVICVLKGAFIFMADLVKEIRVPLEMDFMAVSSYGASTKSSGVVKIIKDLDVSVEGRDVLIVEDIIDSGLTLSYLIDVLERRNAKSVTVVTLFDKPSGRSVDLDADYTGFTLPDAFVVGYGLDYAEYYRNLPYIGILKPEVYTK encoded by the coding sequence TTGCATAACGACATTCAAGAGATTCTGCACAGCGAGGAAGAGATCCAGAGGAAGGTCAAGGAGCTCGGAGAGATTCTGACCGGCGATTACGAGGGCCGCAACCCGCTTGTCATCTGCGTGCTCAAGGGTGCGTTTATTTTCATGGCGGACCTGGTTAAGGAAATACGCGTCCCTCTGGAGATGGACTTCATGGCCGTATCGAGCTATGGAGCTTCCACGAAATCCTCCGGGGTCGTCAAGATCATCAAGGATCTGGACGTCTCCGTGGAAGGCCGCGACGTGCTGATCGTGGAGGACATCATCGACAGCGGGCTCACGCTCAGCTATCTGATCGACGTGCTGGAGCGGCGCAACGCCAAGTCCGTCACGGTCGTCACCCTCTTCGACAAGCCGTCTGGACGCTCGGTCGATCTTGATGCCGACTATACCGGCTTCACGCTTCCGGATGCTTTCGTCGTCGGATACGGCCTCGATTATGCGGAATACTACCGCAATCTCCCTTACATCGGCATCCTGAAACCGGAAGTCTACACCAAATAG
- the ftsH gene encoding ATP-dependent zinc metalloprotease FtsH, with the protein MNRIIRNTGFYLLIFLVTVGIVQFISNQDENSTQIRYDEFQQQLQADNIDKLTVQFDSYTYLVTGEYKKTPAGSESNSLKFFTYTNAEEYTSKQISDTALKNGIQIEYKKMKGQSIWLTFLTSIIPFVIIFILFFFLINQAQGGGGKVMNFGKSKARLYNEEKKRVTFEDVAGADEEKQELVEVVEFLKDPRKFAAVGARIPKGVLLVGPPGTGKTLLARAVAGEAGVPFFSISGSDFVEMFVGVGASRVRDLFENAKKNAPCIIFIDEIDAVGRQRGAGLGGGHDEREQTLNQLLVEMDGFGANEGIIIVAATNRPDILDPALLRPGRFDRQITVDRPDVKGREAVLKVHARNKPLNKDVKLDIIAKRTTGFTGADLENLLNEAALLAARRNKKDIGMTEVDEAIDRVIVGTEKKSRVISDREKRIVAYHEAGHTIIGYFLENADMVHKVTIIPRGRAGGYVIMLPKEDRMLITKQEMLDKITGLLGGRVAEELFIGEIGTGAYSDFKQATGIVRSMVMEYGMSDKLGPMQFGSTQGQVFLGRDIGHEQNYSDKIAYEIDQEMQNFINESYNRAKQLLTEKSKEVHLIAQTLLRLETLDLEQIRNLIETGSENGDGSGSGDAGGEEPSGEPMIDTIGGVKVRIQPRDPGEGSTSGESITDANTGGSDIGGDGTGSGPDKV; encoded by the coding sequence ATGAATCGAATCATCCGGAACACTGGATTTTACCTGCTTATTTTCCTGGTAACCGTCGGAATTGTCCAATTCATCAGCAATCAGGACGAAAACAGCACCCAGATTCGTTACGACGAGTTCCAACAGCAGCTCCAGGCTGACAACATCGACAAGCTGACGGTTCAATTCGACAGTTACACGTATCTGGTGACCGGTGAATACAAGAAAACGCCAGCGGGGTCTGAAAGCAATTCGCTCAAGTTCTTCACCTACACAAACGCGGAGGAATACACCTCCAAGCAGATTTCGGATACAGCCTTGAAGAACGGGATCCAGATCGAGTACAAGAAAATGAAAGGCCAGAGCATCTGGCTTACATTCCTGACCTCCATCATTCCGTTCGTGATCATCTTCATCCTGTTCTTCTTCCTGATCAATCAGGCACAGGGCGGCGGCGGCAAGGTCATGAACTTTGGCAAGAGCAAAGCCCGTTTGTATAACGAAGAGAAGAAGCGGGTCACGTTCGAGGATGTCGCCGGCGCCGACGAGGAGAAGCAGGAGCTCGTCGAGGTCGTCGAATTCCTCAAGGATCCGCGCAAGTTCGCCGCAGTCGGCGCCCGCATTCCTAAAGGCGTGCTGCTGGTGGGCCCTCCGGGTACCGGCAAGACGCTCCTGGCCCGCGCTGTCGCAGGCGAAGCCGGAGTTCCGTTCTTCAGCATCTCCGGCTCGGACTTCGTCGAGATGTTCGTCGGCGTAGGCGCATCCCGCGTCCGCGACCTGTTCGAGAACGCCAAGAAGAACGCGCCTTGCATCATCTTCATCGACGAGATCGACGCTGTCGGACGCCAGCGGGGCGCAGGCCTCGGCGGCGGACATGACGAGCGCGAGCAGACGCTCAACCAGTTGCTCGTCGAGATGGACGGCTTCGGCGCCAACGAAGGCATCATCATCGTAGCCGCCACCAACCGTCCGGACATTCTGGATCCCGCGCTGCTTCGTCCAGGCCGCTTCGACCGTCAGATCACGGTCGACCGCCCGGATGTAAAAGGACGCGAGGCCGTCCTCAAAGTCCATGCGCGCAACAAGCCGCTCAACAAGGACGTCAAGCTGGACATCATCGCGAAGCGGACGACGGGCTTTACCGGCGCCGATCTCGAGAACCTTCTCAATGAAGCGGCCCTGCTAGCGGCAAGACGCAACAAGAAGGATATCGGCATGACCGAGGTCGATGAAGCGATCGACCGCGTCATCGTAGGCACGGAGAAGAAGAGCCGCGTCATCAGCGATCGCGAGAAGCGCATCGTCGCTTACCACGAGGCGGGCCACACCATCATCGGCTACTTTCTGGAGAATGCCGACATGGTGCACAAGGTCACGATCATTCCTCGCGGACGCGCCGGCGGTTATGTCATCATGCTTCCCAAGGAAGACCGCATGCTCATCACCAAGCAGGAAATGCTCGACAAGATCACCGGCTTGCTGGGCGGCCGCGTAGCCGAGGAGCTGTTCATCGGAGAAATCGGAACCGGCGCCTACAGCGACTTCAAGCAAGCGACAGGCATCGTCCGCAGCATGGTCATGGAATACGGCATGAGCGACAAGCTCGGCCCGATGCAGTTCGGCAGCACGCAAGGCCAGGTATTCCTTGGACGGGATATCGGCCACGAGCAGAACTACTCCGACAAGATCGCTTACGAGATCGACCAGGAGATGCAGAACTTCATCAACGAGAGCTATAACCGCGCGAAGCAGCTGCTTACCGAGAAGAGCAAGGAAGTGCATCTGATCGCCCAGACGCTGCTTCGCCTCGAGACGCTCGACCTGGAGCAGATCCGCAACCTGATCGAGACCGGCTCCGAGAACGGCGACGGTTCCGGCAGCGGCGACGCAGGCGGCGAAGAGCCTTCCGGCGAGCCTATGATCGACACGATCGGCGGTGTCAAGGTCCGCATCCAGCCTCGCGATCCCGGTGAAGGATCGACTTCTGGCGAGAGCATTACGGACGCCAACACGGGCGGCTCCGACATCGGCGGAGACGGAACCGGCAGCGGTCCGGACAAAGTCTAA
- a CDS encoding BMP family ABC transporter substrate-binding protein, whose protein sequence is MKWTSKPFQVLSVSALAMMLVVSGCGSKNNNNSENAGGAAGSNTPANTENAGGSNADYSKLKIGMVTDGGGINDKSFNQSAWEGLQKLEKDTGIKVKALESKGDADFEPNLNTLIKGGYDLTWGIGFMMNKAMTNVAKQNPDAKLASIDSVVDAPNVESVMFAENEGSFLVGVVAGLTTKTNKVGFVGGVEGDLIGKFEAGFTAGVKAVNPDATVKVSYVGDFTKPDLGKAAAATIYNDGADIIYHAAGGSGNGVFTEAKERVSKGQKVWVIGVDKDQSVDFGNDITLTSMVKRVDQAVEMVSKDLADGKFEGGSTRTLSLKDGGVGLPENNPNVPEDVMAKVKEYEAKITGGEITVPTAPSK, encoded by the coding sequence ATGAAATGGACAAGCAAGCCGTTCCAAGTACTGAGTGTATCTGCGCTCGCTATGATGCTCGTTGTTTCCGGTTGCGGTTCGAAGAACAATAACAACTCCGAGAATGCGGGCGGAGCAGCGGGTTCCAACACACCTGCCAATACGGAGAATGCAGGCGGCTCCAACGCCGACTACTCCAAGCTCAAGATCGGCATGGTTACGGACGGCGGCGGCATCAACGACAAGTCGTTCAACCAATCCGCTTGGGAAGGCCTTCAGAAGCTCGAGAAGGACACCGGCATCAAAGTCAAGGCTCTTGAATCGAAGGGCGACGCCGACTTCGAGCCGAACCTGAACACGCTGATCAAAGGCGGTTACGACCTTACTTGGGGCATCGGCTTCATGATGAATAAAGCGATGACCAACGTGGCCAAGCAAAACCCGGATGCGAAGCTCGCGAGCATCGACTCCGTCGTTGACGCTCCCAACGTTGAATCCGTCATGTTCGCCGAGAACGAAGGCTCCTTCCTCGTCGGCGTCGTTGCCGGCCTGACGACCAAGACGAACAAAGTCGGTTTCGTCGGCGGCGTTGAAGGCGACCTGATCGGCAAATTCGAAGCCGGCTTCACGGCTGGCGTCAAAGCTGTCAATCCGGACGCTACGGTAAAAGTCAGCTATGTGGGCGACTTCACGAAGCCTGACCTTGGCAAAGCGGCAGCGGCTACGATCTACAACGACGGCGCCGACATCATCTACCATGCAGCAGGCGGCAGCGGCAACGGCGTCTTCACCGAAGCCAAAGAGCGCGTCAGCAAAGGCCAAAAAGTATGGGTTATCGGCGTCGACAAAGACCAATCCGTCGACTTCGGCAACGACATCACGCTGACTTCCATGGTCAAGCGCGTTGACCAAGCGGTGGAAATGGTTTCCAAAGATCTGGCCGACGGCAAATTCGAAGGCGGATCGACCCGTACGCTGAGCCTGAAAGACGGCGGCGTAGGCCTTCCGGAGAACAACCCTAACGTTCCTGAGGACGTAATGGCCAAAGTAAAAGAGTACGAAGCGAAAATTACGGGCGGAGAAATCACGGTACCGACAGCGCCAAGCAAGTAA
- a CDS encoding ABC transporter ATP-binding protein: protein MEQRPIVAELKGITKRFPGIVANDNISLQLRKGEIHALLGENGAGKSTLMNILFGLYQPDEGHIEINGSPVVIDGAGKAIELRIGMVHQHFKLVKPFTVAENIILGNEPTKGATIDIKSANERVKQISEQYGLKVDPRVKIEAITVGMQQRVEILKTLYRGADILIFDEPTAVLTVQEIEELIVILRNLAREGKSIILITHKLKEIMEIADTCTVIRRGKVIGSVSVKESNERQLAEMMVGRSVSFQVDKQKSKPGKPVLEVKDLVVPGEHGKPVVDHVTFDIRAGEVFGIAGVDGNGQTQLIEAITGMRKASGGSVKVLGKELLGTSVRTVTEAGVSHIPEDRHKHGLVLDFSVSENMVLNNYYKEPFTHKGLLNYKAMDQNAKKLAEQFDVRMSGIHTEARSLSGGNQQKAIIARELTRNPELIIAVQPTRGLDVGAIEFVHKQLIEARNEGKAVLLVSFELEELYGLSDRLAVIYEGRFMGQMEADEKNEEQIGLMMAGNAMGAAAGHTG from the coding sequence ATGGAGCAAAGGCCGATCGTAGCAGAACTGAAAGGAATCACCAAGAGATTTCCCGGCATTGTCGCGAACGACAACATCAGCCTGCAGCTTAGAAAGGGAGAGATCCACGCCCTTCTAGGAGAGAACGGCGCCGGCAAGTCGACTCTCATGAATATCCTTTTCGGGCTCTATCAGCCTGACGAGGGGCATATCGAAATCAACGGAAGCCCCGTGGTCATCGATGGTGCCGGCAAGGCGATCGAGCTGCGGATCGGCATGGTCCATCAGCACTTCAAGCTGGTCAAGCCTTTTACAGTAGCGGAGAATATCATTCTGGGCAACGAGCCTACCAAAGGCGCGACAATTGATATCAAGAGCGCCAATGAACGCGTGAAGCAAATATCCGAACAGTACGGCCTGAAGGTGGATCCCCGCGTCAAGATCGAGGCTATCACCGTCGGCATGCAGCAGAGGGTCGAAATTCTGAAGACGCTTTACCGCGGCGCGGACATCCTGATCTTCGACGAGCCGACAGCCGTTCTGACCGTTCAGGAGATCGAAGAGCTGATCGTCATTCTGCGCAATCTGGCCCGCGAAGGCAAATCGATCATTCTCATCACGCATAAGCTCAAGGAAATCATGGAGATTGCGGACACCTGCACCGTCATCCGGCGCGGCAAGGTCATCGGCAGCGTTTCCGTGAAGGAATCCAACGAGCGCCAGCTGGCGGAAATGATGGTCGGCCGTTCGGTCAGCTTCCAAGTGGACAAGCAGAAGAGCAAGCCGGGCAAGCCGGTGCTGGAAGTGAAGGATCTGGTCGTTCCGGGAGAGCACGGCAAGCCGGTCGTCGACCATGTCACCTTCGACATCCGCGCAGGAGAAGTGTTCGGCATCGCCGGCGTCGACGGCAACGGACAGACGCAGCTCATCGAGGCGATTACCGGCATGCGCAAGGCAAGCGGCGGCTCGGTGAAGGTGCTCGGCAAGGAATTGCTGGGAACCTCCGTACGTACGGTGACGGAAGCCGGCGTATCGCATATTCCCGAGGACAGGCACAAGCACGGTCTCGTGCTCGACTTCAGCGTCAGCGAGAACATGGTGTTGAACAACTACTACAAAGAGCCTTTCACCCACAAAGGGTTATTGAACTACAAGGCGATGGACCAGAACGCCAAGAAGCTCGCAGAGCAGTTCGACGTGCGGATGTCCGGCATCCATACGGAAGCCCGCTCCTTGTCGGGCGGCAACCAGCAGAAGGCGATCATCGCCCGGGAGCTTACCCGCAACCCGGAGCTGATCATCGCCGTGCAGCCGACTCGCGGCCTGGACGTCGGCGCCATCGAATTCGTGCACAAGCAGCTGATCGAAGCCCGCAACGAAGGCAAGGCAGTGCTTCTCGTCTCCTTCGAGCTGGAGGAGCTGTACGGCCTCTCCGACCGCCTTGCGGTCATCTATGAGGGACGGTTCATGGGCCAGATGGAAGCGGACGAGAAAAACGAAGAGCAAATCGGACTCATGATGGCGGGCAACGCCATGGGAGCCGCCGCCGGCCATACAGGCTGA
- a CDS encoding ABC transporter permease has protein sequence MQRLNQIFTKQSTYVPILAIILGLIVGAIVMWMGGFNPFEAYKAMLVKIFGTTYDFGEAIRQVTPLIFTGLSVAFAFRAGLFNIGAEGQFIMGMTAATWVGINTDLPWFIHLPLAVLAGGLAGAIWSGLAGWLKATRGINEVISTIMLNWIAYYFANFMVRVVMIEKGQNRSQDVLPSASASIDWLSALMDNARVHWGTVIALLCSGIFYYILWKTRQGYELRASGHNADAAFYAGINVKGSIVKAMMISGAFAGLGGAFEILGVFKSMAVMNAQPGYGFDGIAVSLLGGNNPFGIVFGAILFGFLSYGSQGMNFELEVPNEIIRIVIGSVIFFVASHGIVKWFLKPFFKKRREEKKGAA, from the coding sequence ATGCAGCGTCTCAATCAAATCTTTACGAAACAGTCCACCTATGTTCCGATTCTGGCCATTATTCTCGGCCTGATCGTCGGCGCCATCGTCATGTGGATGGGCGGATTCAACCCTTTCGAAGCCTATAAAGCCATGCTGGTCAAAATTTTCGGAACCACCTACGACTTCGGCGAAGCTATCCGCCAGGTGACGCCGCTGATCTTCACCGGCTTGTCGGTTGCGTTCGCATTCCGCGCGGGACTGTTCAACATCGGTGCGGAAGGCCAGTTCATCATGGGAATGACGGCCGCCACATGGGTCGGCATCAACACCGATCTGCCCTGGTTCATCCATCTTCCGCTGGCCGTTCTGGCAGGCGGTCTCGCGGGCGCGATCTGGTCGGGCCTTGCCGGCTGGCTCAAAGCGACCCGCGGAATCAACGAAGTCATTTCGACGATCATGCTGAACTGGATCGCTTATTACTTCGCCAACTTCATGGTTCGCGTCGTCATGATCGAGAAAGGGCAGAACCGCTCCCAGGATGTGCTGCCGTCGGCTTCGGCATCCATCGACTGGCTGTCCGCTCTGATGGACAATGCCCGCGTCCATTGGGGCACGGTCATCGCCCTGCTTTGCTCTGGCATTTTCTACTACATTCTTTGGAAGACCCGCCAAGGGTATGAGCTTCGCGCCAGCGGCCACAACGCCGATGCCGCTTTCTACGCGGGCATCAACGTCAAGGGCAGCATCGTCAAGGCGATGATGATCTCCGGCGCCTTCGCCGGTCTCGGCGGAGCCTTCGAGATTCTCGGCGTGTTCAAGTCCATGGCGGTCATGAACGCCCAGCCAGGCTACGGATTCGACGGCATCGCCGTTTCCCTGCTCGGCGGCAACAACCCGTTCGGCATCGTGTTCGGCGCGATTCTGTTCGGCTTCCTCAGCTACGGCTCGCAAGGCATGAACTTCGAGCTTGAGGTTCCGAACGAGATCATCCGGATCGTCATCGGCTCGGTCATCTTCTTCGTGGCCAGCCACGGCATCGTCAAATGGTTCCTCAAGCCGTTCTTCAAAAAACGGCGGGAAGAAAAGAAGGGGGCGGCGTAA
- a CDS encoding ABC transporter permease, producing MDLLAQLINTTLVFSTALILAALGGIFSERSGVVNIGLEGLMIVGAFSAAVFTYFSSEWGFGGGSPWFGLLMAVVCGVIFSLLHAVASITLKANQVIIGVVINILALGATIYLVKSLFDGQGQSENLTGIAFTKWNIPGLSDIPFIGEALFKAYPTTYICYVLVFLSWFVLYRTRFGLRLRAVGEHPGAADTVGISVTKYRYIGVMLSGAFAGLGGAAISLTTTYDFSHTTISGQGFIAIAAIIFGRWHPIGAAGAALFFGFAQALRFQAQLFEWSKAIPNEFLYMLPYVLTLLLLAFAAGKNRAPAAAGEPYDPGKR from the coding sequence ATGGATCTTTTGGCTCAGCTGATCAACACGACGCTGGTCTTCTCGACCGCCCTGATTCTGGCCGCGCTCGGCGGCATCTTCTCGGAGCGCTCCGGCGTCGTCAACATCGGCCTTGAAGGCCTCATGATCGTCGGAGCGTTCAGCGCTGCCGTGTTCACGTATTTCTCCAGCGAATGGGGCTTTGGCGGCGGCTCGCCTTGGTTCGGCCTCCTCATGGCGGTCGTCTGCGGCGTCATCTTCTCCCTGCTGCATGCGGTGGCTTCCATCACGCTGAAGGCCAACCAGGTCATTATCGGGGTCGTCATCAATATCCTTGCTCTGGGCGCGACCATCTATCTGGTCAAGAGCCTGTTCGACGGCCAGGGCCAGTCGGAGAACCTGACCGGCATCGCCTTCACCAAATGGAACATTCCGGGCCTGTCCGATATCCCGTTCATCGGCGAAGCGCTGTTCAAGGCCTATCCGACCACGTACATCTGCTACGTGCTCGTGTTCCTGAGCTGGTTCGTCCTGTACCGGACCCGCTTCGGCCTGCGCCTGCGCGCCGTCGGCGAGCATCCGGGCGCGGCGGACACCGTCGGCATCAGCGTCACGAAGTACCGCTACATCGGCGTCATGCTGAGCGGCGCGTTCGCCGGTCTCGGCGGCGCGGCGATCTCGCTGACGACGACGTACGATTTCTCCCACACGACGATCAGCGGCCAGGGCTTCATCGCGATCGCGGCGATCATCTTCGGGCGCTGGCATCCGATCGGCGCGGCAGGGGCGGCCTTGTTCTTCGGCTTTGCCCAGGCGCTGCGCTTCCAGGCCCAGCTGTTCGAATGGTCCAAGGCCATTCCGAACGAGTTCCTGTACATGCTGCCTTACGTGCTCACACTTCTGCTGCTCGCGTTTGCGGCGGGCAAAAACCGCGCTCCGGCGGCGGCGGGAGAGCCTTACGATCCCGGCAAGCGTTAA